In one window of Mytilus trossulus isolate FHL-02 chromosome 7, PNRI_Mtr1.1.1.hap1, whole genome shotgun sequence DNA:
- the LOC134725202 gene encoding integrator complex subunit 15-like yields the protein MTTKILQKLRPLDFPECSKQAINYLVSCFSSDDHGTLPGLSGAPENLAHDVAKDYILFTSQNQRGHRRLNALQELHMLEMLSTAIDEISQGSRYKLFNVIFGGKHEPAKTSLLTKLVSLALSVRCGAVLDCAALWMQEQGCHSDGVCKLAHSLVEEYCMLYPSVSEAFHGLPKVSPLFTCNFISAAVTIFYFNDNHNIPPLGLLDAITDWISSDSCLCFESVRLVRIQSSFSCPVFGLFRWCILGHLVTACNHDKKIDMETSTKTFALLSKLHLCILQNLQAYKSMELNQILFHLQDFISIATAVRQCCQNWKISEDNFYMLIERIGQVLQVAIVTESLKIDQVTGTEGLKELCSILPPNRLLKIIYNHHSQRGNQHFQPMDTS from the exons ATGACAACCAAAATTTTACAGAAGTTAAGACCTCTTGACTTCCCAGAATGCTCCAAGCAGGCTATCAACTATCTTGTTTCCTGTTTCTCATCAGATGACCATGGAACTTTACCTGGGTTATCAGGGGCACCAGAAAATTTGGCACATGACGTTGCTaaagattacattttatttacatctCAGAACCAAAGAGGCCATAGA AGATTAAATGCCCTTCAAGAATTACATATGTTAGAAATGTTATCTACAGCTATAGATGAAATCTCCCAGGGATCCcgatataaattatttaatgttatatttggtGGTAAACATGAACCTGCAAAGACAAGTCTACTGACAAAATTAGTATCACTAGCTTTGTCTGTCAGATGTGGAGCTGTCCTTGACTGTGCTGCCCTCTGGATGCAG gAGCAAGGTTGCCATAGTGATGGAGTGTGTAAACTTGCCCATAGTTTGGTAGAAGAATATTGTATGTTGTACCCCAGTGTCAGTGAAGCTTTCCATGGTCTACCTAAAGTGTCTCCATTATTTACTTGTAATTTCATATCGGCAGCTGTCaccatattttactttaatg ataATCACAACATTCCACCATTGGGACTATTAGATGCCATTACAGATTGGATCTCATCAGACtcttgtttgtgttttgaatcaGTCAGACTTGTCAGAATTCAGTCAAGTTTCTCTTGTCCTGTTTTTGGTCTATTCCGCTGGTGCATTCTGGGACATTTAGTGACTGCTTGTAACCATGACAAAAAAATTGACATGGAAACGTCAACAAAGACATTTGCCTTACTTTCGAAACTTCATTTGTGTATACTCCAAAATTTACAAGCTTACAAAAGCATGGAACTTAATCAGATTTTGTTTCACTTACAAGACTTTATTAGCATTGCCACTGCAGTGAGACAATGTTGTCAAAACTGGAAAATTAGTGAAGATAATTTTTACATGTTGATAGaaagaattggtcaagttttacaGGTTGCCATAGTAACAGAAAGTTTAAAAATAGATCAAg tgACGGGAACAGAAGGTTTAAAAGAGTTATGCAGCATACTCCCACCAAATAG ACTACTCAAGATAATATACAACCACCATTCACAGAGAGGAAATCAACATTTTCAACCTATGGACACGTCATGA
- the LOC134725201 gene encoding ribosomal RNA-processing protein 7 homolog A-like, translating to MEHANKSDFKNHMVINGFTVLQTRFTDQSKSGHYLYVKEHAAKDQDARRPPERTLFVVNIPPYCTKESLRHIFSRFGKILHIHLQDKPTKDLLINKSQFFPDLQLQKGFKVGYIVFRKPASVETVKQLPFDTPLVISTTKNPVSTGVKKWCDEYEKSRVDVKQLQVEIDTYMQSYDKLVEADKKKAMEQEGVPDEDGWVTVTRHSKKNKAVPRTEAMESKLTEIERKKKQNMELKNFYTFQSRETKRNEIATLRKKFEEDKQRISLMKAARKFKPY from the exons atgGAACATGCTAATAAATCAGATTTTAAAAACCACATGGTCATAAATGGATTCACTG tgTTACAGACAAGATTCACAGATCAATCTAAGTCTGGACATTATTTGTATGTAAAGGAACATGCCGCTAAAGACCAGGATGCAAGAAGACCGCCAGAGAGAACATTATTTGTTGTTAATATACCACCATACTGCACAAAG GAGAGTCTGAGACATATATTTTCACGATTTGGCAAGATTTTACATATCCATCTTCAAGATAAACCAACAAAAGATCTGCTCATCAATAAATCACAATTTTTTCCTGATCTGCAGCTTCAAAAg GGATTTAAAGTAGGATATATTGTTTTTAGAAAACCGGCCTCTGTAGAAACAGTTAAACAACTTCCATTCGATACACCTCTGGTTATTTCTACAACTAAAAACCCTGTGTCAACAGGTGTTAAAA aatGGTGTGACGAATACGAGAAGAGCAGAGTTGATGTGAAACAGTTACAGGTTGAAATAGACACCTACATGCAGTCTTATGATAAACTTGTGGAGGCG gACAAGAAAAAGGCCATGGAGCAGGAgggtgttcctgatgaagatggATGGGTTACTGTCACCAGACACAGCAAGAAAAACAAAGCTGTCCCTAGAACTGAAGCAATGGAGTCTAAACTTACAGAGATAGAGAGgaagaaaaagcaaaatatg GAACTCAAGAATTTTTACACCTTTCAATCTAGAGAAACCAAAAGAAATG aaataGCAACATTACGGAAAAAGTTTGAAGAAGACAAGCAGAGGATATCCCTAATGAAGGCAGCTAGGAAATTTAAACCTTATtga